The Afifella aestuarii genomic interval CTGTCCTTTTCGTCGTTGCTGTACCGCGCACCCCAGGCCTGGACGGCGCGCAACGCCTGGTCATGGCTGAGATTTGAAACCTCGAGGGTTTGTGTCGCGCCGATCGAGCCGGTGGTGCGTGGCGCGTCGGCCTGCCGGCTCTGACAGCCCGCCGCAAAGGCCACGAGCGAAAGAATGGCAGCGGTTCGAAGAAGCGCCGCACCTGATTTCTGACTTGGCCGCATCCGCATGGAGGCTGTCCCGTTCTGGCACGTTATGCGCCAAGATGTAGGCCTCACTGGCTAAGCATTCGTTAACGCTAAATGCGGCAGGTCGTGTGTCTTGAAGGATCGTCCTCGTTGCAATGGCAGACGCTCGCGCCTAGGGGTGGGCCGATCGGAGGATATCTTGAGCAATCATCCAGTTTTCGTCAGGGCCGGCGAAGTCGGCGCCGAAATGGGCGTGACGCCCGTCACGGTCATCGAGGAAGCGGGGCTTGACGAAGCCCTCGCCGGTCTCAGCGATCAGCACCGCAAGTTCGCGGAGGTCAGCGGCTTTTGCGCCCATAGCGGCGACATCGCGCTTCTTCCAGGAGCCGATGGGGGGCTCGAACGCGTGCTCTTCGGAGCCGGGCGTGGTGGCCTTGCGAGAAATCCGTTTCTTACCGGCAAGCTCGCGCAAAAGCTTCCGGACGGACATTACCGTCTCGAAGGTGCGCTGGGCGAATTGCGTCTTGCCGCCCTCGGCTTTGCGCTCGGCGGCTACCGCTTCACCCGCTATCACTGCGACGCGGACATGGAACGGCCGCGCCTCGTGCTACCGGATGATTTCGATATCGAAGCGCTGCGGCAGACGGCGGAGAGCGTCAGCCTCACGCGTGATCTCATCAACACGCCGGCGAACGACTTCGGCCCGTCTGAGCTTGCATCGGCGGCGCGGCAACTGGCTGAAGAGACGGGCGCCGATTTTACTCTGACCGAAGGCGACGAGCTGGCGCGCAACTATCCGCTCATTCATGCCGTCGGTCATGGCAGCGACCGCGCGCCCTGCCTGATCGATATGAAATGGGGTGATGAGGCCGATCCCAAGCTGACGCTCGTCGGCAAGGGCGTCGTCTTCGACACCGGCGGCCTCGACATCAAGCCGCCGTCCTCGATGCTTCTGATGAAGAAGGACATGGGCGGAGCGGCTAATGTCTTGGGGCTTGCCCGAATGATCATGCTCGCCGGTCTCAAGGTACGCTTGCGCGTTCTCATCCCGGCCGTCGAGAACTCCATTTCCGGTCGCGCCTTCCGCCCTGGCGATGTCTTCCCGAGCCGTAAGGGCCTGACGGTCGAGATCGGCAACACCGATGCGGAGGGACGGCTGGTTCTGGCCGATGCCCTGGCTTTGGCCGACGAGGAAAAGCCGGAGCTCATCGTCTCGATGGCGACCCTGACAGGCGCCGCGCGTGTCGCCGTCGGACCCGATATCGCTCCCTTCTTCACCGACGACGAGGCCGTCGTGGAGGGCGTTCAGGCCGCCTCCAAGGCCGAGCACGATCCCGTTTGGCGGCTGCCCTTGTGGAAGCCCTACGATGCGTGGCTCTCCTCCGAAATCGCCGATGTGAACCATATTTCGAGCAACAGCTTCGCCGGGGCGACCACGGCCGCGCTGTTTCTGTC includes:
- a CDS encoding leucyl aminopeptidase family protein, whose protein sequence is MGVTPVTVIEEAGLDEALAGLSDQHRKFAEVSGFCAHSGDIALLPGADGGLERVLFGAGRGGLARNPFLTGKLAQKLPDGHYRLEGALGELRLAALGFALGGYRFTRYHCDADMERPRLVLPDDFDIEALRQTAESVSLTRDLINTPANDFGPSELASAARQLAEETGADFTLTEGDELARNYPLIHAVGHGSDRAPCLIDMKWGDEADPKLTLVGKGVVFDTGGLDIKPPSSMLLMKKDMGGAANVLGLARMIMLAGLKVRLRVLIPAVENSISGRAFRPGDVFPSRKGLTVEIGNTDAEGRLVLADALALADEEKPELIVSMATLTGAARVAVGPDIAPFFTDDEAVVEGVQAASKAEHDPVWRLPLWKPYDAWLSSEIADVNHISSNSFAGATTAALFLSRFVTESPSYLHFDIFGWAPKARALGPKGGEAQGIRALFAYCAERYGRG